A single genomic interval of Chitinophaga sp. 180180018-3 harbors:
- a CDS encoding heavy metal translocating P-type ATPase, producing the protein MAHKHDETKIIERDTCCNLDEKLNDTKGATQHSGSDGHDHGREDKDEAGWKTHWDLLLALFILIVLLVLEYGFKIELPKIPSLIINLVAYLLAGRKVLDLAFRKSKRGDVFNEFVLMSVATIGAFVIGEYEEGVAVMVFYQIGEWFQDVAVNNAKRSIKALLDVRPDEVTVIRNGSPLVADPSVIELDETIQVKPGEKVALDGELISENASFNTAALTGESKPDTKYKGETILAGMINLNTVAEIRVKALFKDSKLSKILEMVQDATARKSQTQLFISRFAKIYTPIVFFLAVAVCVVPYSFVEDYNFQTWFYRALVFLVISCPCALVVSIPLGYFGGIGLASRNGILFKGGNFLDVMTKVNAVVMDKTGTLTKGVFRVQQVVPANMDEKELIRLTAALEKNSTHPIAKAIAEYAGEGVNGIKADAVEEIGGYGLLGKVDGKDLLAGNVKLLKKYNVSYPREIVNIVDTIVVVAINNQYAGYITIADEIKEDAVQAVKDMHDLNIKTVMLSGDKQSVVDEVAKKIGIDEAYGDLLPEGKVEKVQKLKDAGRHIAFVGDGVNDAPVVALADAGIAMGGLGSDATIETADVVIQNDQPHKIVSAIRIGKITRSIVWQNIILAMTVKVFVLILGAGGVATLWEAVIADVGVALLAILNAVRIQRMKF; encoded by the coding sequence ATGGCACATAAACATGATGAAACAAAAATTATAGAACGGGATACCTGTTGCAATCTCGATGAAAAGTTGAATGATACCAAAGGCGCTACGCAGCATTCAGGGAGTGATGGGCATGACCACGGAAGAGAGGATAAAGATGAAGCAGGATGGAAAACGCATTGGGATTTATTGTTAGCACTGTTCATATTAATTGTACTACTTGTTTTAGAATATGGATTCAAAATTGAGCTGCCCAAAATCCCTTCTTTGATAATCAATCTGGTTGCTTATTTATTGGCGGGGCGCAAAGTGTTAGACCTCGCATTCAGAAAGTCAAAGCGGGGCGACGTTTTCAATGAATTTGTTTTGATGAGCGTCGCAACAATCGGGGCTTTCGTTATTGGAGAATATGAAGAAGGTGTGGCTGTCATGGTTTTTTACCAGATTGGTGAATGGTTCCAGGATGTAGCTGTCAATAATGCAAAGAGAAGCATCAAAGCCTTGCTCGATGTGAGACCCGACGAAGTAACTGTAATAAGAAACGGTTCGCCACTTGTTGCTGACCCTTCGGTCATTGAATTAGACGAAACCATTCAGGTGAAACCGGGTGAAAAAGTGGCATTGGACGGCGAATTGATTTCAGAGAATGCGTCATTCAATACCGCAGCTTTAACCGGAGAAAGTAAACCAGATACAAAATATAAAGGTGAAACGATATTAGCAGGCATGATTAATCTGAATACCGTTGCTGAAATTAGAGTGAAGGCTTTGTTCAAGGATAGCAAATTGAGCAAGATCCTAGAAATGGTACAGGATGCAACTGCAAGAAAATCACAAACGCAACTATTCATTTCCAGATTTGCTAAAATCTACACACCAATCGTTTTTTTTCTTGCTGTTGCTGTATGTGTTGTTCCATACTCTTTTGTGGAGGATTATAATTTTCAAACCTGGTTTTACAGAGCACTGGTTTTCCTGGTGATCAGTTGTCCCTGCGCATTAGTGGTATCAATCCCATTGGGATATTTTGGTGGTATAGGTCTTGCCTCCCGCAATGGCATTTTATTTAAGGGAGGGAATTTTCTCGATGTAATGACAAAGGTTAATGCAGTAGTAATGGATAAAACCGGAACGCTGACAAAGGGGGTATTTAGAGTGCAACAAGTCGTTCCGGCCAACATGGATGAAAAGGAACTAATAAGGCTTACAGCTGCGTTGGAGAAAAACTCTACTCATCCAATAGCCAAAGCTATAGCAGAATATGCCGGTGAAGGGGTAAATGGAATCAAAGCAGATGCCGTAGAAGAAATTGGCGGCTATGGACTATTAGGAAAAGTGGATGGAAAGGACTTGCTTGCAGGTAATGTAAAACTCTTGAAGAAATACAATGTATCCTACCCCCGCGAAATAGTAAACATTGTTGACACAATTGTAGTTGTAGCAATAAACAATCAGTATGCAGGATATATAACTATTGCTGATGAAATAAAAGAAGATGCTGTGCAGGCCGTTAAAGATATGCATGATCTTAATATAAAAACAGTGATGCTCTCTGGTGATAAGCAGTCTGTTGTTGACGAAGTAGCAAAGAAAATTGGTATAGATGAAGCTTACGGTGATTTGTTGCCGGAAGGCAAAGTTGAAAAAGTGCAAAAACTGAAAGACGCAGGGCGACACATTGCTTTTGTTGGGGATGGAGTTAATGACGCTCCTGTTGTTGCTCTAGCAGATGCCGGAATTGCTATGGGCGGGTTAGGGAGCGATGCCACGATTGAAACAGCAGACGTCGTAATTCAAAACGACCAGCCACATAAAATAGTCTCAGCAATCAGGATAGGTAAGATCACCCGGAGTATCGTTTGGCAGAACATTATTTTGGCAATGACAGTTAAGGTATTTGTACTGATTTTAGGTGCTGGTGGAGTTGCGACGTTATGGGAGGCGGTAATTGCGGATGTGGGTGTGGCGCTGCTGGCAATTCTGAATGCCGTAAGGATACAAAGGATGAAATTTTAA
- a CDS encoding cation diffusion facilitator family transporter → MSLLNSTSAGAKHNKSLKIVLAITATYLVIEVVVGFISNSLALLSDAAHMLTDVGGQALALFAIWMTSKPRNNRKTYGYYRVEILSALTNAIVLLFISGFILYEAWQRFQNPPSVAGISMLIVAFCGLIINLIGMKILSAGSKESINIKGAFLEVVSDMLSSIGVIIAGIVILATGWLYIDPIISALIGLFILPRTFRLLKESVDILLEAVPAHIDYGAVEKCISERQGVVSLHDLHIWTITSGVTALSVHVIMQGEIQLSQISEFVQNIKESLESEFKIGHSTIEVHLQDDKYKQNIV, encoded by the coding sequence ATGTCATTATTAAACTCAACATCAGCAGGAGCAAAGCACAATAAGTCCCTCAAAATTGTATTGGCCATCACGGCCACTTATTTGGTAATAGAAGTGGTAGTAGGATTTATTTCTAATAGCCTCGCTTTGCTTTCTGATGCAGCTCACATGCTTACTGACGTAGGCGGACAGGCTCTGGCCTTGTTTGCTATCTGGATGACATCGAAGCCTCGTAACAACCGTAAAACTTACGGCTACTATCGGGTTGAAATTCTTTCGGCTCTTACCAATGCCATCGTGCTGTTATTTATTTCAGGATTTATTCTATATGAAGCATGGCAACGGTTTCAGAACCCGCCTTCTGTGGCCGGTATATCTATGCTTATTGTGGCCTTCTGTGGATTAATAATCAACCTTATAGGGATGAAGATATTAAGTGCCGGTTCCAAAGAAAGCATTAATATTAAAGGGGCCTTTCTGGAAGTGGTAAGCGACATGCTCAGTTCAATAGGAGTTATCATAGCAGGTATAGTTATTCTTGCTACTGGATGGTTATATATAGATCCTATTATAAGCGCCTTGATCGGACTATTCATTCTGCCCCGTACTTTCCGCCTGCTTAAAGAATCTGTGGATATCCTTCTTGAAGCTGTTCCAGCCCACATTGACTATGGTGCTGTAGAAAAATGTATTAGTGAACGGCAAGGCGTGGTATCTTTACATGACCTACATATCTGGACTATTACATCCGGCGTTACCGCATTAAGCGTTCATGTAATCATGCAAGGTGAAATTCAACTTTCACAGATAAGTGAGTTTGTTCAGAATATTAAAGAAAGTCTTGAATCGGAATTTAAAATTGGCCATTCAACAATCGAAGTTCACCTACAAGATGACAAGTATAAACAGAATATCGTTTAA
- a CDS encoding MgtC/SapB family protein — MDVKFELIIVVKLLVSFLLGAFIGFDREKHSRDAGLRTYAAVCIGATLFTAVAAHLISDVAAASRVIANIVTGVGFLGAGIIYRNNSAGTSHGLTTAATVWCTAAVGVAVGLNMFIIGIVGAIALYFLLSLHHQHWYIKWKNKITSKHNGNGNTD; from the coding sequence ATGGATGTTAAATTTGAGTTGATAATAGTTGTGAAGCTTCTTGTTTCTTTCCTGTTAGGAGCATTTATTGGCTTTGACAGAGAGAAACACAGCCGGGACGCGGGATTAAGAACCTATGCTGCTGTGTGTATTGGTGCCACTTTATTTACCGCAGTAGCAGCACATCTTATAAGTGACGTAGCCGCTGCTTCACGGGTGATAGCGAATATTGTCACAGGTGTGGGATTTCTCGGAGCTGGTATTATTTATCGAAACAACAGTGCCGGAACATCGCATGGTCTCACAACAGCAGCCACTGTTTGGTGTACTGCCGCTGTTGGTGTAGCAGTAGGTCTCAATATGTTTATTATAGGTATAGTCGGGGCGATTGCTCTATATTTCCTGCTCTCATTACATCATCAGCATTGGTATATAAAATGGAAAAATAAAATAACAAGCAAGCATAACGGAAATGGCAACACGGATTAA
- a CDS encoding efflux RND transporter periplasmic adaptor subunit: protein MNQYKHIILTGLIFSAMVMGSCGGNKKQEPQKEATEAKGDSTEGKSETEIKFTEEQYKMVGIETRTLEKRSLSGTLKVNGYLEVPPQNLVSITAQMGGIIQSTPLLQGSAVKKGQVIAVMQNQDYVQLQQDYLDTKSQLDFASAEYDRQQELARENVNAKKTLQQAKSQFYSLQAKLSGIKQKLLILKVNPERLTADNISGSINVYSPVDGYVTKVNVNVGKFVNSNDVMFEIVNGANLHVELNVFEKDIPKIKVNQKVRFKLANDNTERIATISLIGKEINPDKTIRVHSVTVDGMGVNFIPGTYFSAVIETNTVEVDALPAAAVVDFEGKKYVFILKEGHSQKEHPHDANEKNVMKEEMGESYLFEIVEVSTGISEEGYIEVQLPNNIDRATAKIVTKGTYDLLSKLKNSEEE from the coding sequence ATGAACCAGTATAAACATATTATTTTGACTGGCTTGATATTCAGCGCAATGGTCATGGGATCTTGTGGTGGGAACAAAAAGCAGGAGCCACAGAAAGAAGCAACGGAAGCGAAAGGTGATTCTACAGAAGGAAAAAGTGAAACAGAGATCAAATTTACAGAAGAACAATATAAAATGGTCGGTATTGAGACCCGAACATTAGAAAAACGTTCATTAAGCGGCACACTAAAAGTTAACGGATACCTGGAGGTTCCGCCCCAGAATCTGGTAAGTATAACTGCACAAATGGGAGGTATAATACAATCAACACCACTTTTGCAAGGCAGTGCTGTTAAGAAAGGACAAGTAATAGCCGTTATGCAAAATCAAGACTACGTACAGCTACAACAGGATTACCTGGATACCAAAAGCCAATTGGATTTTGCATCTGCGGAGTATGACAGGCAACAGGAACTTGCCAGGGAAAATGTAAATGCCAAGAAAACTTTGCAGCAGGCAAAATCTCAATTTTATAGTTTACAGGCTAAGTTGAGTGGAATAAAGCAAAAGTTGTTAATATTGAAAGTAAACCCTGAGCGGCTTACAGCCGACAATATATCAGGCAGCATCAATGTTTATTCTCCAGTGGATGGTTATGTAACCAAAGTAAATGTGAATGTTGGTAAATTTGTTAATTCAAATGATGTAATGTTTGAAATTGTAAATGGCGCCAATCTTCATGTAGAGCTGAATGTATTTGAAAAAGATATTCCTAAAATAAAAGTAAACCAAAAAGTGCGCTTTAAACTGGCAAATGACAATACAGAAAGGATAGCTACAATATCCCTGATTGGCAAAGAAATTAATCCTGATAAGACAATCAGGGTGCATTCTGTTACAGTCGATGGAATGGGTGTCAACTTTATTCCCGGTACTTATTTCAGCGCTGTCATAGAAACAAATACCGTTGAAGTGGATGCCTTGCCTGCTGCGGCAGTAGTAGACTTTGAAGGGAAGAAATATGTATTCATTCTTAAAGAAGGGCATTCACAAAAGGAACATCCGCACGATGCAAATGAGAAAAATGTTATGAAGGAGGAAATGGGCGAATCTTATCTCTTTGAAATCGTTGAGGTTTCTACCGGCATCAGTGAAGAAGGATATATTGAGGTACAGTTACCAAACAATATTGACAGAGCTACAGCAAAAATAGTGACAAAAGGGACTTATGATCTTTTGTCAAAATTGAAGAACAGTGAAGAAGAATAG
- a CDS encoding CusA/CzcA family heavy metal efflux RND transporter codes for MLNKIIEFSIKNKLIIGIMVLGLVLWGVYSIKRLPIDAVPDITNNQVQVITLSPSLAAQEIERLISFPVEQTMSTIPKIQEIRSMSRFGLSVVTVIFHDDVDVYWARQQVNEKLGEAKNNIPAGIGNPEMAPISTGLGEIYQYVVHPKKGYEKKYDARELRSIQDWIVRRQLLGTAGIAEVNSFGGLLKQYVISLNPDKLRSYDLSITDVFKALEQNNQNTGGAYIDKKPNAYFIRSEGLIGSIPDIEQIVVKNTSNGIPVLIRDIATVNIGEAIRYGALTRNGEGEAVGGIVMMLKGENSSAVVDRVKEKMIQINKSLPEGVTVEPFLDRSALVDRAVHTVTKNLIEGALIVIFVLVLFLGNFRAGFVVASVIPLAMLFAISMMNLFGVSGNLMSLGAIDFGLIVDGAVIIVEATLHHITNRKAGQQVLTQDEMDVKVYEASSRIRNSAAFGEIIILIVYLPILALVGIEGKMFRPMAQTVSFAILGAFILSLTYVPMMSAVLLSKKITTKETFSDRMMNFFHRIYTPIINAALKKRLLVVVSAILLLVISIVVFLRMGGEFIPTLEEGDFAVETRLLTGSSLSQTIDKVDQASKLLMKEFPEVKEVIGKIGAAEIPTDPMPMEACDLTILLKDKKEWVSANNREDLANKMAEKLEAAMPGISFGFSQPVQLRMNELIAGVRQDVGIKIFGEDLTQLTALSEKIGKIVTTVPGAKDLYLEKVSGLPQIVININRARVAQYGLSVETINQAISAAFAGQSAGLVYEGEKRYDLVVRLSEENRQNIDDVRNIYITTPSGNQVPLSQLANIEFEVGPNQVQREDTKRRIIVGFNVRGRDIESVVRDIEQKIEQQVKMPPGYYITYGGQFKNLEEAKGRLSIAVPLALVLILLLLFFTFGSLKQSILIFTAIPMSAIGGVFALLLRGMPFSISAGVGFIALFGVAVLNGIVLISEFNRLKQGGLHNLYEIVLRGTNVRLRPVLMTATVASLGFLPMALSNGSGAEVQKPLATVVIGGLITATILTLVVLPVLYTYFEKIKLKKGKIPPATVILLLLLGSPFLGKAQQSQNKKLSVEEAAKIALQNNPGIRSANLQVEQQRQLRKTVVDFGKTAVQLQYGQANSIKWDNYGSITQAIPNPSLFRNGKLLSDAQIKGSELNVRANQSELIYQVKTTWYQLAFFVELKHLLLSQDTIYGNFLKAAAARYKSGETNLLEQKTAETQLIEVRNTLRKNDADIKIYQRQLQTLLNATEPVSIDIDSLSMITFSPETLYKDSLRNPLAAYLRQQIEIADRSIGLEKAKAKPDFTVGYFNQSIIGTQTINGLEKYYGSGFRFNGFQAGILVPIFYKAYSYRIKAAQTEKKIVESNYDLYSLNLKGQYEQAVQEYMKNKTSIDYYEKSAKPNADLILKQAQTALINGEIGYVEFLQATKTYTDIQTNYLQAINLYNQSIVTIQYLIGK; via the coding sequence ATGCTCAACAAAATCATTGAATTCTCGATAAAAAATAAATTGATTATAGGGATAATGGTACTGGGGCTGGTGCTCTGGGGCGTTTACTCTATAAAGAGATTGCCCATTGATGCGGTCCCGGATATTACCAATAACCAGGTGCAAGTGATCACGTTGTCGCCTTCGCTTGCAGCACAGGAAATCGAAAGGCTCATCTCATTTCCTGTTGAGCAAACCATGTCAACGATCCCAAAAATACAGGAAATACGTTCCATGTCAAGATTTGGGTTATCCGTAGTTACCGTCATTTTTCATGATGATGTGGATGTTTATTGGGCAAGGCAGCAGGTAAATGAAAAATTGGGTGAGGCAAAGAACAATATTCCTGCAGGCATTGGTAACCCGGAGATGGCGCCTATTTCTACGGGGCTGGGGGAAATTTATCAATACGTAGTGCATCCGAAGAAGGGTTACGAGAAAAAATATGATGCCCGTGAATTACGTTCCATACAGGACTGGATCGTTCGGCGTCAGCTACTTGGTACTGCAGGTATAGCAGAGGTGAACAGTTTTGGGGGGCTGCTCAAACAATACGTAATTTCCCTGAACCCTGATAAACTGCGAAGCTATGATCTAAGTATTACGGATGTCTTCAAGGCTTTGGAACAAAACAATCAGAATACCGGCGGTGCCTATATAGACAAAAAGCCTAACGCTTACTTTATACGGAGTGAAGGGCTCATAGGAAGTATTCCCGATATAGAGCAGATAGTTGTAAAAAATACTTCAAATGGTATCCCTGTATTGATAAGGGATATTGCTACAGTGAATATCGGGGAGGCTATCCGTTATGGAGCATTAACAAGAAACGGAGAAGGAGAAGCTGTAGGAGGTATTGTAATGATGCTAAAAGGAGAGAACTCCAGTGCCGTGGTAGACCGCGTAAAGGAAAAGATGATACAGATCAATAAATCCCTGCCTGAAGGTGTTACAGTCGAACCTTTTCTGGATAGAAGTGCATTGGTTGACAGAGCGGTACATACCGTCACCAAAAACCTAATAGAAGGCGCATTGATCGTAATCTTTGTATTGGTGCTTTTTCTTGGTAATTTTAGAGCAGGTTTCGTGGTAGCATCTGTTATTCCCCTAGCTATGCTGTTTGCCATCAGTATGATGAACCTGTTTGGCGTAAGCGGTAACCTCATGAGCCTTGGCGCAATAGATTTTGGTCTGATAGTGGATGGCGCTGTAATTATTGTGGAGGCCACTCTTCATCATATAACAAATAGGAAAGCAGGTCAACAGGTGTTAACTCAGGATGAAATGGATGTAAAAGTATATGAAGCATCTTCTCGAATTAGGAATTCAGCTGCATTTGGAGAAATTATCATATTAATTGTATATCTACCTATTTTAGCTTTGGTAGGAATTGAGGGGAAAATGTTTCGCCCGATGGCGCAAACCGTTTCCTTTGCGATTTTGGGAGCTTTCATACTTTCGCTTACTTATGTTCCCATGATGTCTGCAGTTTTACTTAGTAAGAAAATTACTACCAAAGAAACCTTTTCGGATAGGATGATGAATTTTTTTCATCGGATCTATACTCCTATAATCAATGCAGCATTAAAAAAGCGTTTGCTTGTAGTTGTTAGCGCAATACTGTTACTTGTTATAAGTATTGTGGTATTCCTTAGGATGGGCGGTGAATTTATTCCTACTCTTGAAGAAGGGGATTTTGCAGTTGAAACAAGGTTATTGACCGGTAGTTCCTTATCGCAGACCATAGATAAAGTGGACCAAGCGTCCAAATTACTAATGAAAGAGTTTCCAGAAGTAAAGGAAGTAATTGGTAAAATAGGAGCAGCGGAAATACCTACTGATCCCATGCCAATGGAAGCATGCGATCTTACGATCTTATTAAAAGATAAAAAAGAATGGGTTAGCGCAAACAATAGAGAAGATCTTGCCAATAAAATGGCAGAAAAGCTGGAAGCAGCAATGCCCGGTATCTCGTTTGGTTTTTCGCAGCCGGTTCAACTGAGGATGAATGAACTAATTGCAGGGGTGCGACAGGATGTAGGCATCAAAATTTTTGGTGAAGATCTTACCCAGCTAACAGCGCTCTCAGAAAAAATTGGCAAAATAGTAACCACCGTTCCCGGAGCAAAAGACCTTTACCTGGAAAAGGTAAGCGGATTGCCGCAGATTGTCATAAACATCAATAGAGCCAGAGTGGCCCAGTATGGTTTGAGTGTTGAAACTATCAACCAGGCCATTAGTGCCGCCTTCGCCGGCCAATCAGCAGGTTTGGTATATGAAGGTGAAAAAAGGTATGATTTAGTGGTACGGTTGTCAGAAGAAAACCGCCAGAATATTGATGATGTGAGAAACATCTATATAACTACTCCAAGTGGAAACCAGGTACCGCTATCTCAATTGGCAAATATTGAATTTGAGGTTGGTCCGAACCAGGTACAACGAGAAGATACCAAGCGGAGGATTATTGTTGGATTCAACGTACGTGGCCGGGATATTGAAAGTGTTGTACGCGACATCGAACAGAAGATAGAACAACAAGTAAAAATGCCTCCTGGTTACTATATAACTTATGGTGGACAATTTAAAAACCTGGAAGAGGCAAAGGGAAGACTGTCGATTGCTGTGCCATTGGCATTGGTGTTAATTCTGCTGCTCCTTTTCTTTACATTCGGTTCGCTGAAACAATCAATTCTCATCTTCACAGCTATTCCCATGTCTGCCATTGGAGGTGTATTCGCCTTATTATTAAGAGGGATGCCTTTCAGTATATCCGCAGGTGTTGGTTTTATCGCATTGTTTGGTGTAGCTGTGTTGAATGGCATTGTGCTTATCAGTGAATTTAACAGGCTGAAGCAGGGCGGACTTCATAACCTGTATGAGATCGTTTTGCGTGGTACTAATGTCAGGTTGCGCCCTGTTTTAATGACTGCAACAGTGGCTTCATTGGGCTTTTTGCCAATGGCTTTATCGAATGGCAGTGGAGCCGAAGTTCAGAAACCGCTTGCCACAGTAGTTATAGGAGGACTTATTACAGCCACCATTCTCACGCTGGTAGTATTGCCAGTATTGTACACATATTTTGAAAAGATAAAATTGAAAAAAGGGAAAATACCACCAGCAACAGTTATCCTGTTATTACTGCTTGGCTCTCCTTTCCTGGGGAAAGCCCAGCAATCTCAAAATAAAAAATTGAGTGTGGAAGAGGCTGCTAAGATTGCATTACAAAACAATCCGGGTATTCGTTCGGCTAACCTGCAAGTAGAGCAACAACGACAATTAAGAAAGACGGTTGTCGATTTCGGTAAAACTGCTGTACAGCTGCAATATGGTCAGGCCAATAGCATTAAATGGGATAATTATGGCAGTATTACCCAAGCCATACCGAATCCATCCTTATTCAGAAATGGAAAATTACTGAGTGATGCCCAAATAAAGGGGAGTGAACTAAATGTACGGGCAAATCAGAGTGAACTTATTTACCAGGTCAAGACTACCTGGTATCAACTGGCATTCTTTGTGGAGTTGAAACACTTACTGCTAAGTCAGGATACCATTTATGGTAATTTTTTGAAAGCAGCAGCAGCCCGTTATAAAAGTGGTGAAACTAATCTGCTAGAACAAAAGACTGCCGAAACACAGCTAATAGAGGTCAGAAACACGCTGCGCAAAAACGACGCAGATATTAAGATATATCAGCGTCAATTACAAACACTCTTGAATGCAACTGAACCAGTTTCGATTGACATTGACTCATTGTCAATGATAACATTTAGCCCGGAAACATTATATAAGGATTCCCTGAGGAACCCTCTTGCAGCCTATCTGCGTCAACAAATAGAAATTGCAGACCGAAGTATTGGTCTGGAGAAGGCTAAAGCAAAACCTGATTTTACAGTCGGCTATTTTAATCAGTCTATTATTGGCACGCAAACTATCAATGGATTAGAAAAATATTACGGCAGCGGATTTCGTTTCAATGGTTTCCAGGCTGGTATACTGGTCCCAATATTTTACAAAGCATACTCCTATCGTATCAAGGCGGCGCAAACAGAGAAAAAGATTGTTGAAAGCAATTATGATTTATATAGCCTGAACCTTAAAGGACAATATGAACAGGCTGTACAGGAGTATATGAAGAATAAAACAAGTATTGATTACTATGAGAAAAGTGCTAAACCGAATGCTGATTTGATATTAAAGCAGGCACAGACTGCATTAATTAATGGTGAGATTGGTTATGTTGAATTTTTACAGGCTACGAAGACATATACAGATATTCAAACCAACTACCTGCAAGCAATCAACTTATACAATCAATCTATAGTAACAATTCAATACCTGATCGGAAAATAA